One window from the genome of Crassostrea angulata isolate pt1a10 chromosome 2, ASM2561291v2, whole genome shotgun sequence encodes:
- the LOC128174363 gene encoding cell death abnormality protein 1-like — translation MLSVIFYMGLLAISKAYVNVAVNKPAYQQYPLYDGKDTYNASNAVDGRKSNLSLNGGQCAVSWASTTATWWVNLTSIHSIHHITIYFRTDNNDSMFRAYIAEDLLGFSVYVSNTTGRSQGTLCFKDDSFTIHTMPPVITANCFVHGQYVIYYNERLPGVVYPDGHNRYVASLLCEVEVYGCPDTGFYGSNCSIPCPDVNCQYCHIETGYSQCCKPGYQGHQCELVCPSGSYGAACNFTCGNCRDVNQCDHVTGACLTGCSAGYMGDLCKTPCPSGFFGQNCSEICKDTCSGCNNFNGLCDSGCIPGWMGDLCNKECAKGSYGTRCNETCGNCRDVNECSNFNGTCLTGCDAGFEGNLCRTICASGLYGVDCKDICGNCRDIDLCFHTNGTCLTGCADGYQGDLCKTPCPLGFFGKDCIKKCTETCLGCINVNGLCAAGCLPGWIGNFCDKECHTGFFGVSCKKTCGNCHDLKQCDHTNGTCLTGCVSGYMGDMCQTRCQPGFFGRDCSEKCIDTCNGCNDVNGLCDYGCIPGWIGYFCNKGIDQNNTCRRANF, via the exons ATGTTATCTGTGATTTTTTACATGGGACTTTTGGCGATTTCAAAGGCTTATG TTAACGTTGCCGTTAACAAACCAGCATACCAGCAGTACCCTCT ATATGACGGTAAGGACACGTATAACGCCAGTAACGCTGTTGACGGACGTAAATCTAACCTAAGCTTGAACGGAGGTCAATGTGCTGTATCATGGGCCTCAACAACCGCCACCTGGTGGGTAAACCTGACCAGCATCCACAGTATTCATCACATCACTATCTACTTCAGGACGGACAATAACG ATTCCATGTTTCGGGCGTACATAGCAGAGGATTTACTTGGATTCTCTGTGTATGTCTCCAATACCACGGGTAGATCACAGGGAACGTTGTGTTTCAAGGACGACAGCTTCACAATACACACAATGCCTCCTGTCATCACAGCAAACTGTTTTGTCCATGGACAATATgtcatctactacaacgagAGACTACCAGGAGTTGTCTACCCTGACGGTCATAATAGATATGTTGCCAGTTTACTGTGTGAAGTAGAAGTGTATG GATGTCCAGATACAGGGTTTTACGGATCTAACTGCTCCATTCCCTGTCCAGATGTCAACTGTCAGTACTGTCACATAGAGACGGGCTATAGCCAGTGTTGTAAACCTGGGTACCAAGGTCATCAATGTGAATTAg tgTGTCCATCAGGATCCTATGGCGCTGCATGCAATTTTACGTGTGGAAACTGTCGTGACGTGAACCAGTGTGACCATGTTACTGGAGCATGTTTAACTGGATGTAGTGCTGGTTATATGGGGGATTTATGTAAAACAC CTTGTCCTTCTGGATTCTTTGGGCAAAACTGTTCGGAGATATGCAAAGACACCTGTTCAGGATGTAATAATTTCAATGGTTTGTGTGACTCTGGATGTATCCCTGGTTGGATGGGTGACCTCTGTAATAAAG AATGTGCAAAAGGATCGTATGGCACTCGCTGTAATGAAACATGTGGAAACTGCCGCGATGTAAACGAGTGTTCAAATTTCAATGGAACTTGTTTGACCGGATGTGATGCTGGTTTTGAAGGAAACTTATGTAGAACAA tCTGTGCCAGCGGTTTATACGGCGTTGACTGCAAAGACATTTGTGGAAACTGCCGTGATATTGACCTATGCTTTCATACAAACGGAACATGCTTAACTGGATGTGCTGATGGTTACCAGGGagacttgtgtaaaacac CTTGCCCACTTGGTTTTTTTGGAAAAGACTGCATTAAGAAATGCACGGAAACGTGTCTAGGGTGTATAAATGTCAATGGTTTATGTGCTGCTGGGTGTCTTCCGGGCTGGATAGGAAACTTTTGCGATAAAG AGTGTCATACAGGATTTTTTGGCGTCTCATGCAAAAAGACATGCGGAAACTGTcatgatttaaaacaatgtGACCACACTAATGGTACATGCTTAACTGGATGTGTGTCTGGTTATATGGGGGATATGTGTCAAACAC GTTGCcaacctggattttttggacGAGACTGCTCTGAGAAATGCATCGACACATGCAATGGATGTAATGATGTCAATGGTCTGTGTGACTATGGTTGTATACCTGGCTGGATAGGATATTTCTGCAATAAAGGTATTGATCAGAATAATACATGCCGTAGGGCAAATTTCTAA